One part of the Raphanus sativus cultivar WK10039 chromosome 7, ASM80110v3, whole genome shotgun sequence genome encodes these proteins:
- the LOC108817445 gene encoding uncharacterized protein LOC108817445 — MATMAFTQPKKTRLPLLLFLLCISVIILLILLSETTHSVSTQQQDTTLLQNHNNNKAPPFTFLIKVLTFNRPHSLSRCLLSLSAADYALAGAARRVHLHVYVDHFSLSPDDGDKSAVGDRLSNAKEILDLVDEFEWRFGEKLVHYRTANAGLQGQWLEAWWPSSDHEFAFVVEDDLEVSPLYFGFLESVIRSYYYDRSNYNPSVYGASLQRPRFVPGKHGNKLHVDPKTNVFLYQLVGTWGQLLFPKPWKEFRLWYDEHKSKDKKPFLDGMVTNGWYKRLGERIWTPWFIKFIHSRGYFNIYTSFQNERALSVSHRDAGVNYGKTAGPDSQLLNRSTVGSDFLKLQPLSNLKWYDYCFGEVVPGRVVRSVDELGVILPSVQREKVVVLVSLFAAEKMFVRNLLCHFEKIDTRNHIFIGPSSELFYDLSRRGHPVIDADMFLDKLVKGKTSYSNSVSEALGNAYVVKKCLELGYSTWVFSSNALLVDRGPLLDRVRSEHDFYIGESSGILIVKSSSVTQKLWSNELLNSIVSSATKNPSSKQGLDFIHLVKELVERKGKMIKTVETMSIAKNTNANSVNQSLGDGKPVACWSPEVDSTIIQTKLAELNLWLIDDDLSCKAVICHSSLR; from the exons ATGGCGACGATGGCATTCACCCAACCAAAGAAAACCCGACTCCCACTCCTCCTTTTCCTCCTCTGCATCTCCGTCATCAtcctcctcatcctcctctCCGAGACCACCCACTCCGTCTCCACCCAACAACAAGACACCACTCTCCTCCaaaaccacaacaacaacaaggccCCGCCTTTCACTTtcctcatcaaagtcctcaccTTCAACCGCCCCCACTCCCTCTCCCGCTGCCTCCTCTCCCTCTCCGCCGCCGATTACGCCCTCGCCGGCGCCGCGCGCCGCGTTCACCTCCACGTCTACGTCGACCACTTCTCACTCTCTCCTGACGACGGCGACAAATCCGCGGTGGGAGATCGCTTGAGCAACGCGAAGGAGATCTTGGATCTCGTGGATGAGTTCGAGTGGAGATTCGGGGAGAAGCTGGTTCACTATCGTACGGCCAACGCCGGATTGCAAGGACAGTGGCTGGAGGCGTGGTGGCCGAGCTCTGATCACGAGTTTGCGTTCGTCGTCGAAGACGATCTCGAGGTCTCTCCGCTTTACTTTGGGTTTCTGGAGAGCGTGATTCGTAGTTACTACTATGATCGCTCTAATTACAATCCTTCTGTCTATGGAGCTTCCCTTCAGCGACCAAGGTTCGTTCCAG GTAAGCATGGGAATAAACTACATGTGGATCCCAAAACGAACGTTTTCTTATACCAGTTGGTGGGAACTTGGGGGCAGCTTCTGTTTCCCAAACCGTGGAAAGAGTTCAGACTCTGGTATGACGAGCATAAATCGAAGGACAAGAAGCCTTTCCTTGATGGCATGGTGACGAATGGATGGTACAAGAGGCTGGGAGAAAGAATATGGACACCTTGGTTCATAAAGTTTATTCACTCTCGTGGCTATTTTAACATCTACACCAGTTTCCAAAACGAGAGGGCGTTGAGTGTCTCTCACAGGGATGCTGGTGTTAACTACGGGAAAACCGCTGGACCAGACTCGCAGCTGCTGAATAGAAGCACCGTCGGTTCTGATTTTCTGAAACTCCAGCCCTTGAGCAACCTTAAGTGGTACGATTACTGTTTCGGTGAAGTTGTTCCCGGTAGAGTTGTGAGGAGCGTGGATGAGCTTGGAGTCATTCTTCCTTCTGTGCAGAGAGAGAAAGTTGTGGTTCTGGTCAGTCTATTTGCTGCGGAGAAAATGTTTGTCAGGAACTTGCTATGCCATTTCGAGAAGATTGATACTCGAAACCACATTTTTATAGGCCCTAGCTCTGAGTTGTTCTATGATCTTTCGAGAAGGGGGCATCCTGTGATTGATGCGGATATGTTTCTCGACAAGTTGGTGAAAGGCAAAACTTCGTACTCAAACTCGGTGAGCGAGGCTCTGGGGAATGCTTACGTTGTTAAGAAATGCTTAGAACTTGGTTACAGCACGTGGGTGTTTTCGAGTAATGCGCTTCTGGTGGATAGAGGTCCACTCCTTGACAGAGTCAGATCAGAACACGATTTCTATATCGGGGAAAGCTCTGGGATATTGATTGTTAAATCTTCTTCAGTCACTCAAAAGTTGTGGAGCAATGAGCTTTTGAATAGCATAGTATCCTCAGCAACGAAGAATCCATCCTCAAAACAAGGTCTAGATTTTATTCATCTAGTGAAAGAGCTAGTGGAGCGAAAGGGCAAGATGATTAAGACTGTAGAGACGATGAGTATTGCAAAGAATACCAATGCCAACAGTGTAAACCAATCGTTGGGAGATGGCAAACCAGTGGCGTGTTGGTCACCTGAAGTTGATTCTACTATCATTCAGACAAAGCTTGCGGAACTGAACTTGTGGCTCATTGATGATGATCTCTCTTGCAAGGCTGTGATTTGTCATAGCTCATTACGTTAG
- the LOC108817742 gene encoding tubulin beta-6 chain — MREILHIQGGQCGNQIGSKFWEVVCDEHGIDPTGRYTGNSDLQLERVNVYYNEASCGRYVPRAILMDLEPGTMDSVRTGPYGQIFRPDNFVFGQSGAGNNWAKGHYTEGAELIDAVLDVVRKEAENCDCLQGFQVCHSLGGGTGSGMGTLLISKIREEYPDRMMLTFSVFPSPKVSDTVVEPYNATLSVHQLVENADECMVLDNEALYDICFRTLKLTTPSFGDLNHLISATMSGVTCCLRFPGQLNSDLRKLAVNLIPFPRLHFFMVGFAPLTSRGSQQYRALTVPELTQQMWDSKNMMCAADPRHGRYLTASAMFRGKMSTKEVDEQMINVQNKNSSYFVEWIPNNVKSSVCDIAPRGLSMASTFIGNSTSIQEMFRRVSEQFTAMFRRKAFLHWYTGEGMDEMEFTEAESNMNDLVSEYQQYQDATADEEGEYEEEEEEEAEYQD; from the exons ATGAGAGAGATCCTTCACATCCAAGGAGGTCAATGTGGGAACCAGATCGGTTCCAAGTTCTGGGAAGTTGTTTGCGACGAGCACGGGATCGATCCCACTGGTCGTTACACTGGCAACTCCGATCTGCAGTTGGAGAGGGTGAATGTTTACTATAACGAGGCGTCGTGCGGAAGATATGTTCCCCGTGCTATCCTCATGGATCTTGAGCCTGGTACTATGGACAGTGTCAGAACTGGGCCTTACGGTCAGATCTTCAGGCCTGACAACTTCGTTTTCGGGCAATCTGGTGCTGGAAACAACTGGGCTAAAGGGCATTACACTGAAGGAGCCGAGCTTATTGATGCTGTGCTCGATGTTGTACGTAAGGAGGCTGAGAATTGTGATTGTCTTCAGG GTTTCCAAGTATGTCACTCGCTTGGTGGAGGCACTGGGTCTGGAATGGGAACTCTGCTGATATCTAAGATCAGGGAAGAGTATCCTGATCGAATGATGCTTACTTTCTCTGTCTTCCCATCACCTAAGGTCTCGGATACAGTGGTTGAGCCGTATAATGCGACGCTTTCAGTTCATCAGCTGGTTGAAAACGCTGATGAGTGTATGGTTCTGGACAATGAAGCTCTTTATGACATCTGTTTTAGAACTCTCAAGCTTACCACTCCTAGCT TTGGTGATCTGAATCATCTGATCTCTGCAACCATGAGTGGAGTTACATGCTGTCTTAGGTTCCCTGGTCAGCTCAACTCTGATCTGAGGAAGCTTGCAGTGAACCTCATCCCTTTCCCTCGTCTCCACTTTTTCATGGTCGGTTTTGCTCCTCTCACCTCCCGTGGCTCCCAGCAGTACCGCGCACTCACCGTCCCAGAGCTCACCCAACAGATGTGGGATTCAAAGAACATGATGTGTGCCGCAGACCCGCGCCACGGACGGTACCTGACAGCGTCGGCAATGTTCCGTGGCAAAATGAGCACAAAAGAAGTGGACGAGCAGATGATAAACGTGCAGAACAAAAACTCATCCTACTTCGTGGAATGGATACCCAACAACGTGAAGTCAAGCGTCTGTGACATAGCGCCTCGAGGCCTGTCGATGGCGTCGACCTTTATAGGGAATTCGACATCGATCCAAGAGATGTTTAGGAGGGTGAGTGAGCAGTTCACAGCCATGTTCAGGAGGAAAGCTTTCTTGCATTGGTACACAGGTGAAGGAATGGACGAGATGGAGTTCACTGAAGCTGAGAGCAACATGAACGATCTGGTGTCTGAGTATCAGCAATACCAAGACGCAACGGCAGATGAAGAAGGCgagtatgaagaagaggaggaagaagaagcggaGTATCAAGACTGA
- the LOC108818244 gene encoding uncharacterized protein LOC108818244 isoform X1 — MDEQEFRSILNLFPVVRSRDHRSELDSSSPAQSTSQSIVERECDGTWNHSKQLSVDEPKDFKDLKTDQDTFTFWDKLRTAAANKVGEVEAERFCKAFEKLHKKLVYEELDPETAKRYLLNS; from the exons ATGGACGAGCAAGAGTTCCGTAGCATCCTCAATCTATTCCCCGTCGTACGCTCTCGCGACCACCGT TCTGAATTAGATTCTTCAAGTCCAGCGCAATCAACTTCACAGTCAATTGTTGAGCGAGAG TGTGATGGAACTTGGAATCACTCAAAGCAGCTAAGTGTTGATGAGCCGAAAGACTTTAAAGATCTGAAGACTGATCAAG ATACCTTTACATTCTGGGATAAACTCAGAACGGCTGCTGCGAATAAG GTTGGTGAGGTTGAAGCAGAGAGGTTTTGCAAGGCTTTCGagaaactccacaagaaactt GTTTATGAAGAGTTGGATCCTGAAACTGCAAAGCGATACTTATTAAACTCTTAA
- the LOC108818244 gene encoding uncharacterized protein LOC108818244 isoform X2, with product MDEQEFRSILNLFPVVRSRDHRSELDSSSPAQSTSQSIVEREQLSVDEPKDFKDLKTDQDTFTFWDKLRTAAANKVGEVEAERFCKAFEKLHKKLVYEELDPETAKRYLLNS from the exons ATGGACGAGCAAGAGTTCCGTAGCATCCTCAATCTATTCCCCGTCGTACGCTCTCGCGACCACCGT TCTGAATTAGATTCTTCAAGTCCAGCGCAATCAACTTCACAGTCAATTGTTGAGCGAGAG CAGCTAAGTGTTGATGAGCCGAAAGACTTTAAAGATCTGAAGACTGATCAAG ATACCTTTACATTCTGGGATAAACTCAGAACGGCTGCTGCGAATAAG GTTGGTGAGGTTGAAGCAGAGAGGTTTTGCAAGGCTTTCGagaaactccacaagaaactt GTTTATGAAGAGTTGGATCCTGAAACTGCAAAGCGATACTTATTAAACTCTTAA
- the LOC108818244 gene encoding uncharacterized protein LOC108818244 isoform X3, translating into MDEQEFRSILNLFPVVRSRDHRSELDSSSPAQSTSQSIVERELSVDEPKDFKDLKTDQDTFTFWDKLRTAAANKVGEVEAERFCKAFEKLHKKLVYEELDPETAKRYLLNS; encoded by the exons ATGGACGAGCAAGAGTTCCGTAGCATCCTCAATCTATTCCCCGTCGTACGCTCTCGCGACCACCGT TCTGAATTAGATTCTTCAAGTCCAGCGCAATCAACTTCACAGTCAATTGTTGAGCGAGAG CTAAGTGTTGATGAGCCGAAAGACTTTAAAGATCTGAAGACTGATCAAG ATACCTTTACATTCTGGGATAAACTCAGAACGGCTGCTGCGAATAAG GTTGGTGAGGTTGAAGCAGAGAGGTTTTGCAAGGCTTTCGagaaactccacaagaaactt GTTTATGAAGAGTTGGATCCTGAAACTGCAAAGCGATACTTATTAAACTCTTAA
- the LOC108818245 gene encoding CLAVATA3/ESR (CLE)-related protein 22-like, with translation MGSYYSRRKSRKHLTTVAFIILLLLFLFLYAKASSSSSPDGIHHHHSIHGSFKKPGAFDPKLHDRSFNDASRESRYTYEGGEHVFENNKRRVFTGPNPLHNK, from the coding sequence ATGGGAAGTTACTACTCCAGAAGAAAATCTCGGAAACACCTCACTACTGTTGCCTTCATTatccttcttcttttgtttctgtttctttaCGCTAAagcttcatcatcttcctctccTGATGgcattcatcatcatcactcaaTTCATGGAAGCTTTAAAAAACCTGGAGCTTTCGATCCAAAGCTTCATGATCGTAGTTTCAATGACGCGTCAAGAGAATCAAGATATACATATGAAGGTGGTGAGCATGTTTTTGAAAATAACAAGAGAAGGGTCTTCACAGGTCCAAATCCTTTgcacaataaataa